The genomic DNA CGCGATCCCCTTCTACGAATACTTCCATGGAGACAACGGCACAGGCCTCGGCGCGAGTCACCAAACGGGCTGGACGGGGTTGGTGGCGAAACTGATCCAGCAGTCGGGGGAATAGGGGAGCCTGGGGCAAATGGCTGATAGCGTATAGCGAGAAACTCTTGCCATCGGCCATAAGCCATCAGCTCTTGATACGCGAGAAACCATGAAGGTTAACGCAACCACATGCCAGAACTTCGAGCAGGCGCTCAGCCTCGAATGGCTGGAGACCAACGGCCGCGGCGGGTTCTCGTCCGGCACGGTCGCAGGCGCGAATACCAGGCGATATCATGCGCTGCTCCTCACGGCACGGAAACCGCCAAGCGAACGCTTCGTCTTAGTCAATCATCTCGACGAATGGCTGGAAATGGACGGCCGCACGATCCCCCTCTCGACCAATCTCTACCCCAACGCCATTCACCCGGAAGGGTACCAACAATGCATCGGCTTCACGACAGACCCCTGGCCCACCTGGACCTATGACTGCGACGGCACGGTCGTGCAACGAGAGGTCTTCTGCGTACGTGACCGCGACCTGGTGGTCATCCGATGGACGATCGCCCAAAAGACCAAGAAGGCGATTGCGCTGCGCCTGCGACCGATGCTGAGCGGGCGCGACTACCACGCAACCCACCATATGAACGACAGCCTCTCTCCCACCGCCACTGTGACGGACGGGCTCGTGTCCTGGCAGCCCTACAGCGGGTTGCCGTCGGTGCAGGCGCTCCAGAACGGAACCTATCGTCATGACCCGACGTGGTTTCGCGCCGTGCAGTTCCCGGCTGAGCAGCAACGAGGACTTGACTTCGAAGAAGATTGGTGGTCGCCCGGTGAGTTCACCTACCAGCTCAACCATGGAGCCGCGGCGACCTTAGTCCTCACCACAGAACCCATCAATTCGCTGGATGTCGCGGCCCTGGCCAAGGGGGAGCGGAAGAGACGAGCCGGTCTTCGCGCGTCGGCCCCAACCGCTGATCCCTTGGCGGGCGAACTCTGGTACGGGGCGGAAGCCTATTTCTCTACGCGAGACAGCCAGCAAACCATCATTGCCGGCTACCCCTGGTTCACCGATTGGGGACGAGACACCTTCATCTCGCTGCCGGGGCTTTGCCTGGTGACAGACCGGTGGGAAATCGCCTGGCACATCATCGAATCCTTCGCCGCACATATCTCGCACGGTATGATCCCGAACCGCTTCCCCGACGCAGAGGGGCAACCGGAATACAACACAATCGATGCCTCGCTCTGGTTTGTCCACGCGGTGGAACAGTATTTCATGTACAGCCATGACGAGGCTCGCGTGCGCTCCGTAGCCTGGCCTGCAATGAAACAGATCCTCGACGGCTATCGGCAAGGCACGCGCTATAACATTCATCGGGACACAGACGGGCTTATCGCCGGAGGGATCTCAGG from Nitrospirota bacterium includes the following:
- a CDS encoding glycogen debranching enzyme N-terminal domain-containing protein, giving the protein MKVNATTCQNFEQALSLEWLETNGRGGFSSGTVAGANTRRYHALLLTARKPPSERFVLVNHLDEWLEMDGRTIPLSTNLYPNAIHPEGYQQCIGFTTDPWPTWTYDCDGTVVQREVFCVRDRDLVVIRWTIAQKTKKAIALRLRPMLSGRDYHATHHMNDSLSPTATVTDGLVSWQPYSGLPSVQALQNGTYRHDPTWFRAVQFPAEQQRGLDFEEDWWSPGEFTYQLNHGAAATLVLTTEPINSLDVAALAKGERKRRAGLRASAPTADPLAGELWYGAEAYFSTRDSQQTIIAGYPWFTDWGRDTFISLPGLCLVTDRWEIAWHIIESFAAHISHGMIPNRFPDAEGQPEYNTIDASLWFVHAVEQYFMYSHDEARVRSVAWPAMKQILDGYRQGTRYNIHRDTDGLIAGGISGVQLTWMDAKVGDWIVTPRHGKPVEIQALWAKALEIGERLATTFGEPAYATRCRKDRQQAVSSFRAKFWNEAGGYLYDVIDGPEGNDASIRPNQLYAISLCDDLVTKKQAQQLLQVVKEHLLTPVGLRTLSPTDSRYRARYEGGVLERDGAYHQGTVWPFLLGPFITAWRKVHGNSPAKNKQARSFLNGLETHLHEACLGQVSEIFDGDAPHQARGCVAQAWSVAEPLRALMEDLGVTACAKPALSKKS